The DNA window CCGCCGTGCGCACTCCGGGGTCGGGGTCTTGCAGGCGGGTCAGGAGGACCCGGCGCCGTGTCTCCACCTCAGCGCCTGCGAGCTGTGCGGCCCTTGCGCCGCACAGCCGCATCGGGCACCCGCCCGCGCCACGCCCCACGTCGCGCCGTGCGCTGCCGCGTTCCGGTCGGTACCCTTCCAGCCGTGCGGCTCTCCACGCTTGCCCTGCCGGCGCTCACTCCCCCAGGAGCTCCAGCTTCCTGCGGGCGATGGGGGCCTGCTCCGAGTTGGGGTGCTCCCGCAGGAGCTTGCGCAGCAGGATGCGCGCGTCCACGGGGTCCCCGATGGCGTCGAAGGCGAACGCCTGCTTGAGGAGCGCACCCGCGACCTTGCCCCCCTTGGGGAACCGCTGCACCACCTTGTCATACTCCAGGATCGCCTGCTCGTATTGCCCCTGGTCGTAGTGGCTCTCGCCGATCCAGAAGTAGGCGTTGCCGGTGAGGGGGGTGTCCGGGTGCTGGGCGATGTAGTCGCGAAAGAGCCCCCGGGCTTCCTCGTAGCGGCCCTCCTTGTAGGTGGCATAGGCCTTGTCGTAGAGGGCCTGGCTGCTCAAGGGAGCCGGCGCGCCGGGTGTCGGAGAAGAGGGCACAGGCGTGGGCACTGCCGCCACCGGAGCGGGGGGGGGAGCCGCCGCCCGCCTCTCCAGGGCTTCGAGGCGCCGGGCCAGGTCCGCAACGCTGGACTCCAGCGCGTCGACCCGCGGCGCCGCGGCCCCCGCTGCCGGAGTGCGCTCTGCGGCCTCCACGCGGCCGGAGAGACTTCGCACTTCGGCGCCCACTTCTTCCAGGCGCTGCCCCAGGTCGGCTACCCGGCGCTGGAAGTCGGGGTCGGCAGGGACAGACGGCGCGGGGGCGGCTCCCGCTTCCGCCACGGCCCGCTCCAGGCGCAGCAAGCGCACCTGAAGGTCGTCGATGCGCCCGCCCTGCTGGGCCACCTCCCGCTCGGTGACCGTGCAGGAGGTGACGAAGAACAGGGCGGGCAGGGCCGCCACCACCACGGCCCGGCCCGC is part of the Thermodesulfobacteriota bacterium genome and encodes:
- the ybgF gene encoding tol-pal system protein YbgF — protein: AGRAVVVAALPALFFVTSCTVTEREVAQQGGRIDDLQVRLLRLERAVAEAGAAPAPSVPADPDFQRRVADLGQRLEEVGAEVRSLSGRVEAAERTPAAGAAAPRVDALESSVADLARRLEALERRAAAPPPAPVAAVPTPVPSSPTPGAPAPLSSQALYDKAYATYKEGRYEEARGLFRDYIAQHPDTPLTGNAYFWIGESHYDQGQYEQAILEYDKVVQRFPKGGKVAGALLKQAFAFDAIGDPVDARILLRKLLREHPNSEQAPIARRKLELLGE